GGAAAAACCAATGGTCGTGAACGTGTCAAGAAACGGGAAGGCGACGCAAAGGCACACGATCAGTTCGATCCAATTAAGGGAACGATTCCTGACGCTGATTGGCCACTGTCATTGGTGCAAATTGACCACACCCTGTTACCCGTCATTATTGTTGACGACATTTACCGTAAGTCCATTCGCCGAGCCTGGATTACCTTAGCTATTGACGTCAATACTCGTGTTTGTCTAGGAATGCATTTATCATTGGATGCGCCGTCAGCAATGTCTGCAGGAATGTGCATATCCCATGCGATCTTAATGAAAGATAAATGGTTGAATCGTTTAGGTATTACGAGCACAGATTGGCCATGCTGGGGCACCATGGGAATCTTGCATATGGATAATGCAAGGGAATTTCGTGGTGATATGTTGAAATTCGCATGTAACGAGTACGACATAGATTTACATTTGCGGCCAGTAAAAAAGCCCCGTTATGGCGGGCATATTGAACGCCTCATGGGGACAGTTTCCGAGGGACTGAAAACACTCAAAGGTTCAACCTTCTCTGGCCCGGATGAAAAAGGCATTTACGATGCCGAAGGCAACGCTTGCATGACCTTCAGCGAATTGGAGAAGTGGTTGGTACTGTTTTTTGCCAGATATCACCGTAATATACATACTGGTATCGGTACAACGCCGTTGACCAAATGGCGCGAGGGGTTACTGGGAACTAAGGATAAACCAGGACGTGGTTATCCCGCGAGAAGGCTGGATGAGGAGAGCTTGCGTATACACTTCATGCCCTTCATTGAGCGGACAGTACAAAATTATGGCGTGTTGATCGACGATGTTCATTATTATCATGATGTACTTCGTCCCTGGATCAATGCTGAACACCCTGAGTTTGAAAAACATAAAAGAAAATTTCGGTTTCATCGAGACCCAAGAGACATTAGTACGCTATATTTTTTTGATGAGATTGCCCAAAGATTTTTCGCCATTCCTTACCGTGATGTCAGCCTTCCGCCAGCAAGTATTTGGGAACTACGAGAAGCACACAGAAAAGCAGACGAAAGAGGCATTGCTCGCGACAATGAAAAAGCAGTTTTTGCTTTGCTGACAGAACAGCGTGAATTGGAGAAAGACGCAGCTGAAAAAACAAAATCAGCCAGGCGCGCTGTTCAAAGATTGACCCAGCACGAATTGGTGAGACAGCAGAAGAAAGAAGATTTACCGACAGTTACCCAAACAGCACCTTCTGAATTTCCACCCGCAATTCGTGGCTACGATCCGGACGCTGTGAAACCTTTGGATGACGACTAATGTCGCAAGAGAATCCTTATCCGCATTTAAATGAGAATGCGCGGGCGCTAATCATGCAAAGTGATGAGCAACGTATTTATGCGATACGCAAAGGTTCATGGCTGGGATATGCCGGTGCCAAGCAGGTTTTAGCAAGGATGGAAGATTTGTTGGCGTATCCACGCATCACGCGCATGCCGAACATGCTTTTGGTGGCAC
This is a stretch of genomic DNA from Undibacterium sp. KW1. It encodes these proteins:
- a CDS encoding Mu transposase C-terminal domain-containing protein; translated protein: MRKQERAVLWINKGALISSHGRDYVVLSLADVNLVLAKEVGSGEKVLLKIGDVEPPRAIKSRDAEPIVERALSTVSTADWTVAEERKRLIEPMLNRNYRRNDALGVQIANEAGVSLATIYRWVSAYRHTELVSSLLPNYAERGGKGKARLSAEVETIIARTIDTFYDVEQKNTIASTIQEIRRLCFNANLPLPAANTIRIRLGKTNGRERVKKREGDAKAHDQFDPIKGTIPDADWPLSLVQIDHTLLPVIIVDDIYRKSIRRAWITLAIDVNTRVCLGMHLSLDAPSAMSAGMCISHAILMKDKWLNRLGITSTDWPCWGTMGILHMDNAREFRGDMLKFACNEYDIDLHLRPVKKPRYGGHIERLMGTVSEGLKTLKGSTFSGPDEKGIYDAEGNACMTFSELEKWLVLFFARYHRNIHTGIGTTPLTKWREGLLGTKDKPGRGYPARRLDEESLRIHFMPFIERTVQNYGVLIDDVHYYHDVLRPWINAEHPEFEKHKRKFRFHRDPRDISTLYFFDEIAQRFFAIPYRDVSLPPASIWELREAHRKADERGIARDNEKAVFALLTEQRELEKDAAEKTKSARRAVQRLTQHELVRQQKKEDLPTVTQTAPSEFPPAIRGYDPDAVKPLDDD